Proteins found in one Fusarium oxysporum Fo47 chromosome V, complete sequence genomic segment:
- a CDS encoding pyridoxal phosphate-dependent transferase encodes MSSNIASCALRSAGRVGLSPAFRVTVAPLRGMARAAVVARRTSQRGYVSETKRDNAQVETAIKLDKKAFADIPPPDTPSNASVSPMAEVLKQAAVMEEGQRPIYLDMQATTPVDPRVLDAMMPFYVGVYGNPHSRTHAYGWESEKAVEDAREHVAKLIGADSKEIIFTSGATESNNMSIKGVARFFGRSGKKKHIITTQTEHKCVLDSCRHLQDEGFEVTYLPVQNNGLIRMEDLEAAIRPETALVSIMTVNNEIGVIQPIEQIGKLCRSKKIFFHTDAAQAVGKIPLDVNAMNIDLMSISSHKIYGPKGIGACYVRRRPRVRLDPLITGGGQERGLRSGTLAPSLVAGFGEACRIAKEEMAYDTKRIKYLSDRLLNGLLSMEHTTQNGAADSFYPGCVNVSFAYVEGESLLMALKDIALSSGSACTSASLEPSYVLRALGNSDESAHSSIRFGIGRFTTEAEIDYVLKAVQERVTFLRELSPLWELVQEGIDLNTIQWSQH; translated from the exons ATGTCTTCCAATATCGCTTCATGCGCCCTGCGCTCGGCGGGCCGAGTTGGCTTGAGCCCAGCCTTTCGCGTCACTGTAGCTCCTCTGCGAGGTATGGCTCGTGCAGCTGTCGTGGCGAGGCGCACATCACAACGTGGATATGTATCCGAGACCAAGAGGGACAATGCTCAGGTTGAGACGGCTATCAAGCTCGATAAGAAGGCCTTTGCTGACATCCCTCCTCCTGATACTCCCTCCAATGCTAGCGTTAGCCCAATGGCTG AAGTCCTGAAGCAAGCAGCAGTTATGGAAGAGGGCCAGCGTCCCATCTACCTCGACATGCAGGCCACAACACCCGTCGATCCTCGAGTTCTCGATGCAATGATGCCATTCTATGTTGGCGTCTACGGCAACCCCCATTCGCGGACACATGCTTATGGCTGGGAGAGTGAGAAGGCCGTAGAAGATGCGCGTGAGCACGTCGCCAAGCTTATTGGTGCTGACTCCAAGgagatcatcttcaccagCGGTGCCACTGAGAGTAATAACATGAGTATCAAGGGTGTCGCTCGCTTCTTTGGTCGATCTGGTAAGAAGAAGCACATCATCACAACACAGACTGAGCACAAGTGCGTGCTCGACAGCTGCCGCCATCTCCAGGATGAGGGCTTCGAGGTCACATATCTCCCTGTTCAGAACAACGGTCTCATCCGAATGGAGGACCTGGAGGCCGCTATTCGACCCGAGACTGCCCTCGTCAGTATCATGACTGTCAACAACGAGATTGGTGTGATTCAGCCTATTGAGCAAATCGGCAAGCTGTGCCGATCGAAGaagatcttcttccataCTGACGCTGCCCAAGCTGTGGGCAAGATTCCCCTCGATGTCAACGCCATGAATATTGACTTGATGTCAATTTCTTCACATAAAATTTATGGTCCCAAGGGTATTGGTGCCTGTTATGTCCGAAGGCGACCTAGGGTCAGACTGGACCCTCTTATTACCGGCGGTGGTCAGGAACGAGGTCTCCGAAGTGGAACTCTTGCTCCCTCCCTCGTTGCCGGCTTTGGCGAGGCTTGTCGCATTgccaaggaggagatggCA TACGACACCAAGCGCATTAAGTATCTCTCAGATCGCCTGCTCAACGGCCTTTTGTCTATGGAGCACACGACACAGAACGGCGCTGCCGACTCCTTCTACCCCGGTTGCGTCAACGTTTCCTTTGCTTATGTCGAGGGAGAGTCTCTCCTGATGGCTCTTAAGGATATTGCCCTGTCTTCGGGCAGTGCTTGTACCTCGGCCTCACTGGAGCCTAGCTACGTTCTACGTGCGCTTGGCAACAGTGATGAGAGCGCTCACAGCAGTATCCGATTCGGTATCGGCCGCTTTACCACTGAAGCGGAGATTGACTATGTCCTCAAGGCGGTGCAGGAGCGTGTCACTTTCCTCCGAGAGCTAAGCCCTCTGTGGGAGCTCGTCCAGGAGGGCATCGACCTGAACACCATTCAGTGGAGCCAGCACTAA